In Bradyrhizobium guangxiense, the following are encoded in one genomic region:
- a CDS encoding VCBS domain-containing protein: protein MKHLFNLDAARPSEGQDSRSPAYSHGDSLTAKGPGHVPAGAFVVPNPDLVFHGNFKREGIDLVLSKEGAEFVLRDYFKGETRAAIASPDGAHLTGDIVSALTGQVQVAQAAPGAAAAQVIGHVTKLTGTATVIRNGVSVILNNGDNVEKGDVVSTGADSTLGITFIDGTVFGLSSNARMVLNEMVYDPNGSSNSSLLSLVAGTITFVAGETAKHGDMKIDTPVATMGIRGTAVLTQINFIVPAGGGDPQPQASFQVLVEPNGTTGSYILFDKVTLLPIATVNQAGQMIQISGGNVSVSNAQLSPEVQKLIEDVFTLKFTDNNTNTKLTTNFTDSIVPESIGPLMKTVSATVPTFSFTVASDKSVVENQSADIFFLFSPTKISVTAVHDKAHFSIAEQVKIADSNPSDVLTPYVSGSAAILSITGPNLPDGIDLAKLVSLDVTTGVVSYDPAKFKFLGANKQIVITIGFDSRAGADLFHETITVTITGTNDGASISGTAAGAVKEDGTLAASGTLAVSDVDSGENHFQTPASLSGSYGTFTFDPLTGVWTYTLNNAAANVQALVGGQIVHDKLTVTSADGTASQLIDVTITGTNDGASISGTAAGAVKEDGTLTANGTLAVSDVDSGENHFQTPASLSGSYGTFTFDPLTGVWTYTLNNAAANVQALVGGQIVHDKLTVTSADGTASQLIDVTITGTNEGASISGTAAGAVKEDGTLTANGTLAVSDVDSGENHFQTPASLSGSYGTFTFDPLTGVWTYTLNNAAANVQALVGGQIVHDKLTVTSADGTASQLIDVTITGTNDGASISGTAAGAVKEDGTLAASGTLAVSDVDSGENHFQTPASLSGSYGTFTFDPLTGVWTYTLNNAAANVQALVGGQIVHDKLTVTSADGTASQLIDVTITGTNEGPRSAARRPER from the coding sequence GCGATTCGTTGACCGCCAAGGGGCCCGGGCATGTCCCGGCAGGTGCGTTCGTTGTTCCCAATCCCGACCTGGTCTTTCACGGCAATTTCAAGCGCGAGGGTATCGATCTCGTACTGTCCAAGGAGGGCGCGGAGTTCGTACTTCGTGATTATTTCAAGGGCGAGACGCGCGCTGCGATTGCGTCGCCCGACGGCGCCCATCTTACCGGCGACATCGTCAGCGCGCTCACGGGCCAGGTGCAGGTTGCGCAGGCCGCGCCCGGCGCTGCCGCGGCTCAGGTCATCGGCCACGTCACCAAGCTCACCGGCACCGCGACGGTCATCCGTAACGGTGTCTCGGTCATCCTGAACAACGGCGACAACGTCGAGAAGGGCGACGTGGTCTCGACCGGCGCCGATTCGACGCTCGGCATCACCTTCATCGACGGCACTGTGTTCGGCCTGTCCTCCAACGCGCGGATGGTGCTGAACGAGATGGTCTACGATCCCAACGGGTCGAGCAATTCCTCGCTGCTGAGCCTCGTCGCCGGCACCATCACCTTCGTCGCCGGCGAGACCGCCAAGCACGGCGACATGAAGATCGACACGCCGGTCGCCACCATGGGCATCCGCGGCACCGCCGTGCTCACCCAGATCAATTTCATCGTCCCCGCCGGCGGCGGCGATCCGCAACCGCAGGCGAGCTTCCAGGTTCTGGTCGAGCCGAACGGCACCACCGGCTCCTACATTCTGTTCGACAAGGTCACGCTGCTGCCGATCGCGACGGTCAACCAGGCCGGCCAGATGATCCAGATCAGCGGCGGCAACGTCTCGGTCTCCAATGCGCAGCTATCACCAGAGGTGCAGAAACTCATTGAGGACGTGTTCACACTGAAGTTCACCGACAACAACACCAACACCAAGCTGACCACGAATTTCACGGACTCGATTGTTCCTGAAAGCATCGGGCCTCTGATGAAAACCGTGAGCGCCACAGTTCCGACTTTTTCTTTCACTGTCGCTTCCGACAAGTCGGTTGTTGAAAATCAGTCGGCTGACATCTTCTTCTTATTTAGCCCGACAAAAATAAGTGTAACCGCGGTTCACGACAAAGCCCATTTTTCAATCGCCGAGCAGGTGAAAATCGCCGACTCGAATCCGTCGGATGTTCTTACTCCGTACGTTTCAGGAAGCGCCGCTATCTTATCGATAACAGGCCCGAATCTTCCAGATGGTATTGATCTGGCCAAACTGGTGTCCCTGGATGTCACGACGGGGGTCGTCAGCTACGATCCGGCCAAGTTTAAATTTCTGGGTGCGAACAAGCAGATCGTTATAACAATCGGATTCGATAGCAGGGCCGGAGCTGATCTTTTTCATGAGACCATCACCGTCACGATCACCGGCACCAATGACGGGGCCTCGATCAGCGGCACGGCGGCCGGAGCGGTGAAGGAAGACGGTACTTTAGCCGCGAGCGGCACGCTGGCGGTCTCCGACGTGGACAGCGGCGAGAACCACTTCCAGACCCCGGCCTCGTTGTCCGGGAGCTACGGCACCTTCACCTTCGATCCGCTCACCGGGGTGTGGACTTACACGCTCAACAATGCGGCGGCCAATGTTCAGGCGCTGGTGGGCGGTCAGATCGTCCATGACAAGCTGACGGTGACCTCGGCGGACGGTACGGCCTCGCAGCTGATCGACGTCACGATCACCGGCACCAATGACGGGGCCTCGATCAGCGGCACGGCGGCCGGAGCGGTGAAGGAAGACGGTACGTTGACCGCGAACGGCACGCTGGCGGTCTCCGACGTGGACAGCGGCGAGAACCACTTCCAGACCCCGGCCTCGCTGTCCGGGAGCTACGGCACCTTCACCTTCGATCCGCTCACCGGGGTGTGGACTTACACGCTCAACAATGCGGCGGCCAATGTTCAGGCGCTGGTGGGCGGTCAGATCGTCCATGACAAGCTGACGGTGACCTCGGCGGACGGTACGGCCTCGCAGCTGATCGACGTCACGATCACCGGCACCAATGAGGGGGCCTCGATCAGCGGCACGGCGGCCGGAGCGGTGAAGGAAGACGGTACGTTGACCGCGAACGGCACGCTGGCGGTCTCCGACGTGGACAGCGGCGAGAACCACTTCCAGACCCCGGCCTCGTTGTCCGGGAGCTACGGCACCTTCACCTTCGATCCGCTCACCGGGGTGTGGACTTACACGCTCAACAATGCGGCGGCCAATGTTCAGGCGCTGGTGGGCGGTCAGATCGTCCATGACAAGCTGACGGTGACCTCGGCGGACGGTACGGCCTCGCAGCTGATCGACGTCACGATCACCGGCACCAATGACGGGGCCTCGATCAGCGGCACGGCGGCCGGAGCGGTGAAGGAAGACGGTACGTTGGCCGCGAGCGGCACGCTGGCGGTCTCCGACGTGGACAGCGGCGAGAACCACTTCCAGACCCCGGCCTCGCTGTCCGGGAGCTACGGCACCTTCACCTTCGATCCGCTCACCGGGGTGTGGACTTACACGCTCAACAATGCGGCGGCCAATGTTCAGGCGCTGGTGGGCGGTCAGATCGTCCATGACAAGCTGACGGTGACCTCGGCGGACGGTACGGCCTCGCAGCTGATCGACGTCACGATCACCGGCACCAATGAGGGGCCTCGATCAGCGGCACGGCGGCCGGAGCGGTGA